The Pan paniscus chromosome 3, NHGRI_mPanPan1-v2.0_pri, whole genome shotgun sequence genome includes a window with the following:
- the PLRG1 gene encoding pleiotropic regulator 1 — MVEEVQKHSVHTLVFRSLKRTHDMFVADNGKPVPLDEESHKRKMAIKLRNEYGPVLHMPTSKENLKEKGPQNATDSYVHKQYPANQGQEVEYFVAGTHPYPPGPGVALTADTKIQRMPSESAAQSLAVALPSQTKADANRTAPSGSEYRHPGASDRPQPTAMNSIVMETGNTKNSALMAKKAPTMPKPQWHPPWKLYRVISGHLGWVRCIAVEPGNQWFVTGSADRTIKIWDLASGKLKLSLTGHISTVRGVIVSTRSPYLFSCGEDKQVKCWDLEYNKVIRHYHGHLSAVYGLDLHPTIDVLVTCSRDSTARIWDVRTKASVHTLSGHTNAVATVRCQAAEPQIITGSHDTTIRLWDLVAGKTRVTLTNHKKSVRAVVLHPRHYTFASGSPDNIKQWKFPDGSFIQNLSGHNAIINTLTVNSDGVLVSGADNGTMHLWDWRTGYNFQRVHAAVQPGSLDSESGIFACAFDQSESRLLTAEADKTIKVYREDDTATEETHPVSWKPEIIKRKRF, encoded by the exons ATGGTCGAG GAGGTACAGAAACATTCTGTACACACCCTTGTGTTCAGGTCATTGAAGAGGACCCATGACATGTTTGTAGCTGATAATGGAAAACCTGTGCCTttagatgaagagag TCACAAACGAAAAATGGCAATCAAGCTTCGTAATGAGTATGGTCCTGTGTTGCATATGCCTACttcaaaagaaaatcttaaagagAAGGGTCCTCAGAATGCAACGGATTCATATGTTCATAAACAGTACCCTGCCAATCAAG gACAAGAAGTTGAATACTTTGTGGCAGGTACACATCCATACCCACCAGGACCTG ggGTTGCTTTGACAGCAGATACTAAGATCCAGAGAATGCCAAGTGAATCAGCTGCACAGTCCTTAGCGGTGGCATTACCTTCGCAGACCAA GGCTGATGCAAATCGTACTGCACCTAGTGGAAGTGAATACCGACATCCTGGGGCTTCTGACCGTCCACAGCCTACAGCGATGAATTCA ATTGTCATGGAGACTGGCAATACCAAGAACTCTGCACTGATGGCTAAAAAAGCCCCTACAATGCCAAAACCCCAGTGGCACCCACCGTGGAAACTCTACAGG GTTATCAGTGGGCATCTTGGCTGGGTTCGATGTATTGCTGTGGAACCTGGAAATCAGTGGTTTGTTACTGGATCTGCTGACAGAACTATAAAG ATCTGGGACTTGGCTAGTGGCAAATTAAAACTGTCATTGACTGGGCATATTAGTACTGTGCGGGGCGTGATAGTAAGCACAAGGAGCCCATACCTGTTCTCTTGTGGAGAAGACAAACAAGTGAAATGCTGGGATCTCGAATACAATAAG GTTATACGGCATTATCATGGACATTTAAGTGCAGtgtatggtttggatttgcacCCGACAATCGATGTGTTGGTAACCTGTAGTCGAGATTCAACTGCACGG ATTTGGGATGTGAGAACTAAAGCCAGTGTACACACATTATCTGGACATACAAATGCAGTTGCTACAGTGAGATGTCAGGCTGCAGAACCACAAATTATTACAG GAAGCCATGATACTACAATTCGATTATGGGATCTGGTGGCTGGAAAAACAAGAGTGACATTAACAAATCACAAAAAATCAGTTAGGGCTGTGGTTTTACATCCAAGACA tTACACATTTGCATCTGGTTCTCCAGATAACATAAAGCAGTGGAAATTCCCTGATGGAAGTTTCATTCAAAATCTTTCCGGTCATAATGCTATTATTAACACATTGACGGTAAATTCTGATGGAGTGCTTGTATCTGGAG CTGACAATGGCACCATGCATCTTTGGGACTGGAGAACTGGCTACAATTTTCAGAGAGTTCACGCAGCTGTGCAACCTGGGTCTTTGGACAGTGAATCAGGAAtatttgcttgtgcttttgatcAGTCTGAAAGTCGATTACTAACAGCTGAAGCCGATAAAACCATTAAAGTATACAGAGAGGATGACACAGCC acagAAGAAACTCATCCAGTCAGCTGGAAACCAGAAATTATCAAGAGAAAGAGATTTTAA